From the genome of Thermogutta terrifontis, one region includes:
- a CDS encoding arylsulfatase, giving the protein MKRGAVVRTVFLVCATLSVGFLNVATCTGESANPPNILIVLADDQGWGDLSVHGNYNLSTPNIDRLAAEGALFERFYVSPLCAPTRAEFLTGRYHPRTGVRGVTTGAERMNLNEYTIAQAFRAVGYATAIFGKWHNGSQYPYHPLGRGFQEFYGFTSGHWGIYFDPPLESGSEIVRGRGYITDDFTDHAIDFIKRHQTEPFFCYVAYNTPHTPLQVPDKFYEKFAGAQIAQRYHGNEREDIEFTRAVLAMCENIDWNVGRLLEALRECGLESNTIVVYFSDNGPNSWRWNGGMRGRKGSTDEGGVRVPCIIRWPGHVPAGLRVSQIAAAIDLFPTLASLAGVSYKAPLPMDGIDLSPVLLGKQKFVARQRLIFAHQAGQISVRNDRFILDNRGRLYDLLEDPGQTHDVSAQFPDVAESLRKAVEQFKAEVLPKEPDTRPFPVGYREFPVTYLPARDGVPHGNIERSGKAPNCSFFTNWINREDSITWDIEVHTAGKYELVVYYTCRPQDVGVVLRASFAGRSVEGKITEPFDPPIHGHEFDRVPRQGESYVKDFKPFVLGVIELPAQRGLLELRAMNIPGERAIDLRLVKLTLKSGDDTSRP; this is encoded by the coding sequence ATGAAGCGCGGTGCCGTTGTGAGAACCGTTTTTCTGGTATGTGCTACACTGAGTGTCGGCTTTCTGAATGTGGCAACATGCACGGGCGAATCTGCAAATCCGCCAAATATTCTCATCGTCCTGGCGGATGATCAGGGTTGGGGTGATTTGAGCGTGCATGGCAATTACAATCTAAGCACTCCCAACATTGATCGTCTGGCTGCAGAGGGGGCGTTGTTTGAACGTTTCTATGTGAGTCCGCTCTGCGCGCCCACGCGGGCCGAGTTCCTCACCGGTCGGTACCATCCGCGGACGGGTGTGCGTGGAGTGACCACGGGCGCGGAGCGAATGAATCTCAACGAATACACCATTGCTCAGGCGTTTCGCGCTGTTGGCTATGCAACGGCCATTTTTGGAAAGTGGCACAATGGAAGCCAATATCCCTACCATCCGCTGGGACGAGGATTCCAGGAGTTTTACGGCTTCACCTCGGGGCATTGGGGAATTTACTTTGATCCTCCCTTGGAATCTGGAAGTGAGATCGTCCGTGGGCGCGGATACATTACCGATGATTTCACCGATCACGCGATCGACTTCATCAAACGCCATCAAACCGAGCCCTTCTTCTGCTATGTGGCCTATAACACCCCCCACACACCGCTCCAGGTGCCGGACAAGTTCTACGAGAAATTTGCCGGTGCGCAGATTGCCCAGCGATACCACGGGAACGAGCGAGAGGATATTGAGTTCACTCGTGCGGTGCTGGCCATGTGCGAGAACATCGACTGGAACGTCGGCCGGCTGTTGGAAGCTTTGCGTGAGTGTGGCCTGGAGTCAAATACGATCGTGGTTTATTTTTCCGACAACGGACCGAATAGCTGGCGGTGGAACGGCGGAATGCGGGGCCGGAAGGGATCCACGGACGAAGGTGGCGTTCGTGTACCGTGCATCATTCGCTGGCCGGGGCATGTGCCAGCCGGACTGCGAGTGTCGCAAATCGCTGCTGCCATCGACCTCTTTCCCACCCTCGCCTCTCTTGCCGGTGTGTCCTACAAGGCGCCCTTGCCGATGGACGGTATTGATCTTTCGCCCGTGCTTCTCGGAAAACAGAAGTTCGTGGCCCGGCAACGTTTGATTTTCGCCCATCAGGCAGGCCAGATCAGTGTGCGAAACGACCGTTTTATCCTTGACAACCGTGGGCGACTGTATGATCTCCTCGAGGACCCGGGCCAAACGCACGATGTGTCAGCACAATTTCCGGATGTTGCCGAATCGTTGCGGAAAGCAGTGGAACAATTTAAGGCAGAGGTCCTTCCTAAGGAACCCGACACTCGGCCTTTTCCCGTGGGCTATAGGGAGTTTCCGGTGACGTACCTGCCCGCCCGGGACGGAGTTCCCCACGGTAACATCGAACGGAGTGGAAAAGCCCCTAACTGTTCTTTCTTCACCAATTGGATCAACCGTGAAGACAGCATCACCTGGGACATTGAGGTCCACACGGCAGGCAAATATGAACTCGTGGTTTATTACACGTGTCGGCCACAGGACGTCGGTGTGGTCCTCCGAGCCTCTTTTGCTGGTCGTAGTGTGGAAGGCAAGATCACCGAACCCTTTGATCCACCGATTCACGGGCATGAATTCGATCGTGTACCGCGACAGGGGGAGTCGTACGTGAAAGACTTTAAGCCCTTCGTGTTGGGGGTGATCGAGCTTCCCGCACAACGAGGACTATTGGAGCTCCGGGCTATGAATATTCCGGGCGAACGGGCGATAGACCTTCGCTTGGTGAAGCTCACACTCAAATCGGGCGATGACACGTCGCGTCCGTGA